Part of the Lysobacter enzymogenes genome is shown below.
GCTCCGCACTGGCCGCTGGCGCAGTGGCACGAGCGCATCGCCAAAGGCGCGAGCGGCGCGGCGCTGGTCCCGCTCGACGAGTTCGACGATGCGATCGACCGCATCGTGCTGCCGCTGGCGGCGGTGCTGGCCCAGGCGCTGTCGATGCTGAAGCTGCTGATCTCGCAATTGCAGTGGCGGCAAGGCCAGGGCCAGGGCGACGCGGTCGCGGTGCAGAACGCGCAATCGCTGCTGGCGCGGATCGAACAAGGCGTGCAGGTGGCTCCGTTGCAGGAATGGGACGGCGAGCTGCTCGGCGGCGTCGAGGAAGAAGAATCGATCGGCCTGATCCAGAACTTCTGCACCGCCATCGCCCAGTTGCAACCGGCCGCGGCCGGCGCGGCGACCAGTTCGCCGGACCGTTTCGTCGACGGCCTGTTGAACAAGCCGGTGGTCCAGGCCGCCAGCCCGCAGCGCCTGCGCCGCGATCTGCGCAGCGCGTTCGACTACGGCGCCGACCTGCAACCGCAACTGATCACCGACTTCGCCCCGCGCCTGAAGGACAGCTATTACCAGGCCTGGCGCGGCGCCGAGCCGGACACCCATCTGCCCTACCAGGCGCTGACCGCGCTGTATTCGCTCGGCGCCGGCGAAGCGCTGTTCGGCGCCGGCGCCGGCCGGCCGATGCCGGAGATCGTCAACAACAAGGTGCCGGCGGTGCAGAACTGGCCGGACTGGCTGTACGCCGGCGACGAAACCGCGAGCAACGCCTTCCTCGGCAAATCGCTGCCGCTGCTGGCGCAGGGCGATCTGGTGCTGGTCACCCGCCCCGGCGCGAACGGCCTGCCGGATTACCGCATCCTCGCCGTCGACGCCGCGCGCACCGGCCCGCGCAACGCTTACGGCATATCCGGCGAGAGCACCGAACTCGACTTCGGCGGCGACTGGCGCAAGATCGAAGCCGGCAAGGACGGCGTCGCCGACATCGCCGAACTGCGCCGCACCTGGCTGCACCCGCAGCGCGCGCGCCTGCAGGTCGTGCCCGAACCGATCCTCGGCGACGTCGCCGGCAACGCGCTGGAACTCGGCCCGCTGCACCAGGAACTGCAATCGGGCCGCTGGATCGTGGTCGAAGGCGAGCGCAGCGACATCGCCGGCGTGCGCGGCGTGCGCGCCAGCGAGCTGATGATGGTCGCCGGCCTGGAACACGGCTACGACGCCTACCTGCCCGGCGACCGCCCGCACACCACCCTGCACCTGGCCACATCGCTGGCCAACACCTACTACCGCGACGGCCTGCGCATCCACGCCAACGTGGTCCCGGCCAGCCACGGCGAGAGCCGGCGCGAAACGCTCGGCAGCAGCGATGCGCGCCGGCCGATGCAGCGCTTCGCCCTGCGCCAGCCGCCGCTGACGTATCGCCCGGCGGCGACCGCGGCCGGCGCGGCGAGCACGCTGAAGGTGCTGGTCGACGGCGTGGAATGGCAGGAAGCCGACAGCCTGTCGGCGCTGGCGCCGGACGCGCGCGCCTTCGTCACCCAGACCGGCGACGACGGCGTCACCCAGGTGATCTTCGGCGACGGCGAGCACGGCCTGCGCCCGCCGAGCGGGTTCGAGAACCTGCGCGCGGAATACCGCAACGGCATCGGCGGCGTCGGCAACGTGCGCGCCGGCCAGATCTCGCTGCTGGTCAGCCGCCCGCTCGGGATCAAGGACGTGGTCAACCCGCTGCGCGCCTCCGGCGGCGCCGACCGCGAAACCCTGGAACTGATCCGCGAGAACGCGCCGCGTTCGCTGATGGCGCTGGACCGGCTGGTGTCGCTGTCGGACTACGCCGACTTCACCCGCATGTTCGCCGGCATCGCCAAGGCCGACGCGGTGCGCCTGGGCGACGGTATCCGCGAGCTGGTCCACATCACCGTCGCCGGCGTCGACGATATGCCGATCGACGAAGACTCCGACCTCTATCGCAACCTGTTGAGCGCGTTGCGCGAACTCGGCGACCCGGCCCTGACCGTGCAGGTGGCGATGCGCGAGCGGCTGGCGCTGGTGCTGCAGGCCAAGCTGAAACTGCTGCCCGGCTATCGCTGGGAACCGGTCTCCACCGCGGTGCGCGAGCGCCTGCTCGACCGCTTCGGCTTCCACGCCCGCGCCATCGCGCAGCCGGCCCTGCTGTGCGAGCTGGTCGCGGCGATGCAGTCGGTGCGCGGCATCGACTGGGTCGACGTCGACAGCTTCGGCGCGATCCCGGAAACCGAGATCGACTGGTACACGAAGAAACGCCGCCTGATCACCCAGGACGGAATCACCGACACCGTGCGCCGGATCCTCGACGGCGACGACGACAGCAACGGCTTCGACGACGACGGCTTCCACGAGCCCTTGCAGCCGCCGCCGCGCGTCGACGCCCAGCGCGCGCAACCCGAGGGCGACCGCATCCGTCCCGCGCAGCTGGCGTTCTTCGCCGCCGCGGTGCCCGACACCCTGATCCTCAACCCGGTCCAGTGAGCGCCGACATGGATATTCCCTCGCTGCACGTCCCGCCGCGCGTCGACCGCCTCTACCGGCTGCTGCCGGCGATCCACCGCATCCGCGATGCCGAGCAGGGCTATCCGCTGCAGGCGCTGCTGCGCACCATCGCCGAGCAGATGAATTTGGTCGAGGACGACATCGCCCGGCTCTACGACAACTGGTTCGTGGAAACCGCCGACGACTGGGCGGTGCCGTACCTCGCCGACCTGCTCGGCTATCGCCCGGTGCTCGCCGCCGGCGCGCTGTCGCGCGAACTCGGTGCGTCCGGGCAGGCGCTGAACCGCGCGCTGGTGCCGCGGCGCGAAGTCGCCCACCTGATCGGCCAGCGCCGGCGCAAGGGCACGATCGCCCTGCTCGAAGACCTGGCCTTCGACGTCGCCGGCTGGCCGACCCGCGCGGTCGAATTCTTCAAGCTGCTCGACCGCACGCAGGACATCAACCATCTGCACAGCGACCGCCTCGGCACCGCGTCGATGCGCGACGGCGCCGCGCTGGAGCGTTGCGGCAGTCCGTTCGACACCCTCGCCCACAGCGTCGACGTGCGCCGCATCGCCTCGCACCGTCGGGTCGGCCGCCACAACATTCCGAGCGTCGGCGTGTTCGCCTGGCGCATGCGCAGCTATCCGGTCACGCGCACGCCGGCTTACTGCGTCGAAGACGCCGGCCCGCATTGCTACACCTTCAGCGTGCTCGGCCAGGACGCGCCGCTGTACCGCAAGCCGCGGCCGGAAACCGACCCCAGCCATCTGGCCGAAGCCGGCAACCTGCCGCTGCCGCTGAGCCGGCGCGCGCTGCGCGACGGGCTGGCCGAGGAATACGGCAGCGACGCCAGCCTGGCGATCTGGGCCGAACAATGGGCCGGCAGCGACGGCAGCCAGCCGGTGCCGGCCAGCGCGATCGTGGTCGCCGACCTCAGCGGCTGGCGCTACCGCACGCCGCGCGGCAAGGTCGCGGTCGATCCGGTGCTCGGGCGGCTGATGTTCCCGCCGTCGCAGGTGCCGAAGAAAGGCGTGCGGGTCAGCTATCGCTACGGCTTCGCGATGGACCTGGGCGGCGGCGAGTATCTGCGCGGAGTGCAGGATCCGGCGCAGGACTTCGTGCTGTACCGGGTCGGCGACAGCGAGGCGGCCGCCGCCGCGGACCAGGACCCGGCCTTGCCGCCGGTGGTGCCGCGCATCGGCGACGCGCTGCGGCGCTGGAACGAGCAATCGCCGCAGCATGCGGTGATCGAACTGCTGCACAGCGGCGTGTGGGTGGAACCGCTGCATGTCCGCCTGCGCCCCGGCCAGTCGCTGACTCTGCGCGCGGCCGACGGCGTGCGTCCGGTGATCCGCCTGATCGACTGGCAGACCGACCTGCCCGACGCGTTGACCGTGGAAATGGACGTGGGCAGCCGCTTCCATCTCGACGGCATCCTGCTGACCGGGCGGCCGCTGCACGTGTGCGCGCCGCGCGAGCCCGGCACCTACGCACAGGACGCGCAAGCCACGCCGAACTGCGCCGCCGAAGTCTCGATCCGCCATTGCACCCTGGTGCCCGGCTGGGGCATCGATTGCGGCTGCGAACCCGAGCGTCCGGCCGAACCGAGCCTGGAGCTGCATGGCGTGCGCGCCAAGGTAAGCGTGCGCCACAGCATCCTCGGCTCGATCCAGGTGCAGGAGGACGAAGTCGGCACCGATCCGATCCCGCTGTCGATCGAGGACAGCATCGTCGACGCCGCCGGCCCGCGCGAGCAGGCGATCGGCGCGCCCGCCGCCGCGGTCGCCCACGCGTGTCTGACCATGCGCCGCTGCACCTTGTTCGGCAGGGTCGAGGTGCATGCGGTGGAACTGGCCGAAAACAGCCTGTTCAACGACTGCCTCAACGTCGCCCGCCGGCAACTGGGCTGCATGCGCTTTTGCTACGTGCCGTGCCGCTGCCGCACGCCGCGCCGCTACCGCTGCCAGCCCGACGAAGCGATCGCCGCGATCCGCGCGCAGCAGTGGCCGGCGGATGTCGAAGCCGAACTGATCGCGGCCGAACGATTGCGCCTGCGGCCGCGTTACCGCTCGCGCCGCTACGGCCGTCCCGGCTACGCGCGGCTCGCGGCCGAATGCGCGCCCGAGTTGTTCCGCGGCGCCGACGACCAGTCCGAGCCCGGCGTCTACCACGATCTGTTCGAACCCCAGCGCCAAGCCAACCTGCGCGCGCGCCTGGACCAGCACACCCCGGCCGGCATGACGGTCGGACTTCTTCTTGCCGACTGACCTGAAAGGACACAGACATGAAAGGCGACTTCTCGCGGGTGAGCTTCGACCCCCGCAACCATTTCAGCCAGGTGCTGCTGCAACAGGGCCGGGTCACCCTGGACGCGGATCCGAACGAGCAGGGCGCGATCCTGCTGCACTACCTGCGCACGCTCGCGCGCGACCTGTTCGGGCCGTACGCCGCGCCGGTCGACAACGCCGGCTTCGACCTGCAGCTCGACGGCGACGACGGCGCGCTGAGCCTGCGCATCGGCGCCGGCCGCTACTACGTGCAGGGCATCCTGTGCGAGAACGAAGGCTGCGACTACACCGCCCAGCCGCACTTCCGCCCGCAGCCGCAGGGCAAGGAGCAAGGCTCCGGCGACCCGCTGCGGCGCTGGCTGGAATCGTCGAACCGCGACGACGACACGCGCTTCTGGATTTACCTCAAGGTGTGGGAGCGCCACCTCACCAGCGTGGAATGGCCGCAACTGCGCGAGGTCGCGCTCGGCGGCCCCGACACCTGCAGCCGCGCCCAGGTGGTGTGGCAGGTGCGCGCGCTGGCGCTCGACGAGATCGAAAGCGCGCTGAAGGATCGCTACGAAGCGACCAAAGCGCGCCTCGGCACGACCCAGGACGACGCCGAACGCGCGCGCTTGCAGGCGCGCCTGGACGATCTGCAAGAGCGCATCTCGCAATTGAACGAGGACTACCGCCAGTCCTGCGCGGTGCCGCTGGCGCTGTTCGACCGCGACCTGCCGACCCTGGCCGCGCAGCTGCGCCCGGCCGAGCGCCTCGACGACCCGTGCATCGTCAGCCCCGACGCCGAGTACCGCGGCGCCGAGAACCAGCTGTACCGGGTCGAGATCCACCGCGGCAACGAGGACGGCGGCACCGCCACGTTCAAATGGTCGCGCGACAACGGCAGCGTGCTGACCCGCTGGATCGGCGGCGGCGGCAGCCGTCTGGAAGTGGCCAACCCGCGCGACTTCCGCGACGCGCAATGGATCGAACTCAGCGACGAGGACGACGACCTGCTCGGCGAGCCCGGCAGCCTGTGCCGCATCGCCAGCGTCGAAGGCAACGTGCTGATCCTCACCGCCGAACAGGACCGCCTGCCCGGCCCGACCAGCAAGCTGCGGCGCTGGGACCAGAGCGCGAACGGCGACGTGCGCCTGAAGGACGGCGCGGTGCCGGTGGTCGACAAGAACGGCGACTACGCCTGGATCGACCTGGAAGACGGCGTGCAGGTGCGCTTCGCCGCCGACGGCGAATACCGCAGCGGCGATTACTGGCTGATCCCGGCGCGCACCACCGGCAAGATCGACTGGCCGCTCGATTCCACCGGCAACGCGGCCTACCAGCCGCCGCGCGGCGCCGACCCACAATACGCGCCGCTGGGTTTCATCGGCGCCAATTCCGACGGCAACCCGAGCGCGGAAACGCCGTGCCGCTGCTTCGTCCATCCGACCAGCACCTGCGGGATCCTGCAAGGGCGGGTGCGCGAAGATGGCGACCGGGTGGTGGCGAAGCCGCAGGCGCTCGACACCCAGGCGGCGACCAAGGCGGTCGCCAAGGTCGCGCGTACGACCAAGAGCACGAGCAAAGACGCTGCGGGCAAAGGCGGCAAGGACGTCTGAGCCGGCGCGCCCGCTGCGCCCGCAATGGGCGCGCGGGCTGCGCTTGCGGCGCTCCGGCGCGGTCCGCGTCGGAGCGTCGCGTTCGCTGCTTCGCGCTTACTTCAATTCCGCCGCGGCCCGATTGCGGTCGACGCCAACGATCGGCCATGCGCTCGGCACGAACTGTTCGTCCAGCGACAGTTTGTAGTTCGCGCCGACGAAATAGGCCTTGGCCGCCGCATTGTCCTGCAACACATAGCGGATGAAAGCCGTGCTGATGCCGCCGAACTCGTTGTACCTCAGCTCGCGCACCGGGCTGAAATGGGTCGCGAAGCGCGCGGTCGCGCCCCACGCCGGCAGCCGCTGCAGCTGCGGGTCCTGCCACAGGTTCGGCCAGGCGATCGCCGGCACCACGGTGTCGGCCGCGCCGGTCAGGATCAGCGCCGGCGCCTGCAGGGTCGCGCTGAGGCCGAGCGGTCCGGGTTCGATCGGCAACACTCCGACGATGCGCAGGCGCGGGTCGATCGCCGCCTGCACGCGCGCCGGAAAACTGCCGGTCTGCAGCGCCGCCTGCCCACCGGCCGAATGCCCCGCGATCAGCGTGCGCGCCAGATCGACCTTGCCGAACAACGGCGACTGCGGATCGCGATCCATGCGGATCAGTTCGTTGAGCCCGAGCAGCGGCATCGCCGGCGTGGAGTTGATGAAGTCGCCGACGTTCATGACGATGACGCCCTGGCTGGCCCAGTGCTGCACCATCGGCGCGTACTGCCCCGGGTTCGACAGGATGCCGCCGGCGAACACCACCACCGGCAGTTTGCCGAGCTGGCCGATGTTGCGCGGGTAATACACGCTGGTGCTGATCGGGTCTTCGAAGCCGTACGGGAACGCGGCATCGCAGCGCACGCCCGTATCGAGCAGCACCAGTTTCGCGATCAGGCCGACCAGTCCGCGGCAATCGCCGACCACCGCGTCGGTGGCGACGCTGTACGGCCCGGGCGCCGCAGCGAATTGCGCGTTGGCCTTGCCGAACGCGGGAAACAGCAGGGAGCGCGCCTGCACGTCCTGCTGCTGCAGGTAGGCGAGCCGGACCGCCGGTTCGCTCACGCGTTCGGTCGCCGGTTCTGCCGCGCCGGCGTGAGCGGACAGCGCCGACAACGCCAGCAGCGCCGCGGCGCTGAGCTTGTGCTTGGTTTTCATTTCGTATCGTCCTGACTGCGGGGGGAGGTTCGCATTGGGGAGGTTCGCGTTGCGCTGCATCCGCGCCGTTGCGTGGCGGCCCGGGCGCGGTACGGGCCTTGCGCGCGTCCGGCCGCAGCGCGGCCGGACGCGCGCGGACGCTCACAGACCCAGCGGCCAGTACGGCACGCAGGTCGCCGGCCGCTGCGGATCCAGCGCGTTGAGCACCAGACTCAGCACGTTCGGCGAGATCGCCATGCCGACGTGGTTGCTGAAATCCAGCGGGCAGCGGTCCTGCAACACCACGTCGCGCGCGTTCGGCGCCTGCATGAAACCGCTGGTGTACGGCACCACGGTGCGGTCGTAGCGGGTGGCGATGTTGACGTACTCGACGCCCGGCACCGCCGCGGTTCCGCCGGCGTTGAGCTCGTCGAGGAACGCGCTAGGCGGCAGGTATTCCAGGCACGCGGCGCACACGCCGTCGTAAAACGCGGCGCCGAGGTACGGCGCGGCGTCGGTCAGCGCATGCACCAGATCGTTGAGCCCGTTCAAAGTCGTGCCGCGGTAATTCGGCGCGAAACCGATCAGCTTGCGGACCTTGCCGGCGCCGCCGGCGTATTTGATGTAGTACGCCGGAACCGTGGTGCCTTCGGAATGGCCGACGATGTCGAGCTTGGCCGCGCCGGTGGCGGCGAGCACGCGGTCGACGAAGCCGCCGAGCTCGATCGCGCTGTCGGCCATCGGCGCGATGCCTTTGACCCCGAACGCGCCGGCGCCGTAATCCAGCGAATACACGCAGCGCCCGGTCGCGGCGATCTTCGGCCCCATGTAGGCCCAGTTGAGCAGGCGGCCGGCGCCGAGGCCGTGCACCAGCACCACCGGCTCGGGATGCGCCGCCGACGGCGTGCAGCGCCAGTCGTTGATACCGCGGTCCGCGGCCGCGGCCGGCAGGGCCGCGCAGGCGGCGACGAGCAATGCGACAAGGGCGAGCGCGCGACGTAGATTCATCTGGGGTGCTCCGGTGGGCGGGTGGATGCCGCGTTGGCCGGCCAGGGGTTCCCGGATAAACTGAAAACCAACCTGACCACATTCCCGGCGATCACTACTGCATGCCCGCCTCATCTGGCAAGAGCCCTGACCAGATTCCTTTGACCGCCTCCGCAGAACCGGCCGAAGCGGCGCCGGCGCGCCCGCGCGTCTACCGCAACCGCACATCGGACGAGCGTCGCGCCGAACGCCGCGACAAGCTGCTGGAGGCGGCCAAGACCGCGTTCACCGAGCAGGGCTACGCCCGTACCTCGATCGAGCACCTGTGCGCGGCCGCCGGCATCTCCACCCGCAACTTCTATGAGGAGTTCGCGCGCAAGGAGGAAGTGCTGTTCGCGCTCTACGACACGGTCAACGGCCAGGCCCTGGACGCGGCGCTGGCGGCGACCCGCGACGCCCCGCTCGACGTGGTCGCGCGCGCCCAGGCCGGCGTGCGCGCCTACCTGCGGGTGATGACCGCCGACCCGCGCCTGGCGCGCATCTCCTACGTCGAATCGGTCGGCGTCAGCGCCGAGATGGAGCGCCACCGCAACGCGTCCTACCGCGCCTTCGCCGCCTTGATCGAACGCCAGGCCGGCGAACTGATGGCCGCCGGCTTCATCCCGACCCGCGATTTCTCGCTGACCGCGATCGCCCTGGTCGGCGCGGTCAAGGAACTCGGCGTGGCCACGGTCGCGGCCGGCGCGGGCGAGGAGGAAGCGCGGATCGAACGCGCCAGCGAGGAGGCGGCGCGGTTGGTGGTTGCGGCGATATTGGCGCCGTCGTTGCGGGGGTTGTTGGGGTCAGCCTGATCAGCCAGGCCGACTCCTCGCGAGCCCGCGCCCTTGGCGCCGCCATGCGCCGCCCCGCTCGCGAACTTCGGCACAAGCAGCGCTTGAAGCTCAAGCGGCCTCCAGCTCCGGCTGCGTGCGTTGTCGCGCGCAGCCGAACCCCAGACGAGTTTTACCCGGAAATACCCAGCCGCTTGAGCAGCGCGACGGTGACCTTCTTCGACGGAAGTTCCATCGCCGAATCGTGGACTTCCTGCATTTTCTGCTTCAGGGCATCCACATACGCCTGCGGCTTGCCGGCCATGACCGCCACCTGCAGCGCCTCCATGATGTAGTTGCGCAAACGCAACTCCGCTCCCGCCGCGAAACCGTTGTCCGGCGTCGCCCTGCGAACGCAATCGTCCACATCGAACTGCGACTGCACGTTGTCGCAAAAACTGTCGAGGTGCAGGTCGATGAAGTAAACCTTCGATCCATCCGCGATATTCGGGAACGCGCCATGATCGAAGCCGGCGACCTCTTGTCCGGACTCGACGACAGCCCAGATCCCTGAACCGCTCGCGCGCGCAACTCCTTTTCCGATGGCGTTCATGCTCAGGTCCCTCCCGCTCGGGAAATTCGCACCGCCCTGGTATCGAGCGGCTTGCTCGCGGCATCGAAGAATTCGAGCTTCGCCCCGCTCTCGTCGGCGGGAATGCTTCGGGTCTTGGCGGCCGAGAAAGCGATCTCCAAACGGTCGGCGCCAAGCGGCTTCAGCACGCCCGCCTGTCCGTGCAAGGTCACCTTCTTGACCAAGTCCAGATTCTTGCCCTGTACGGTGATCGTGAAATCCGACGGCACCGCGAAATGCAGATCCGGACTGATCGACGCTATGGCCATCTGCTTCGCCGCAGCTGCGGGCGCGGCGGCCGCGCCGTCCTTGCAGGCGTCGCCCGAGGGGGCGTCGACGTAATCCAGGTCGTGCCTGTCCCGACCGTGCGGTGAAATCACCCACACCGAGCGGTCTTTCTGCATCGCCGCCAGACGCGGCGAAATCGCGGGCGCCTTCACCACGATGCCGCGCATGTCCGGCGCGATGCTGAAATCGCTTGGCGTCAACGATTGGCCCAGCACCATCACGGTCTGTGCGCGCCATACGTTGCGTCCCTCCAGCAGCAACACGGAAGGGAAGCAGGCATTCACCGTACCCGACACTTGGCTGATCCGGACGCCCCTGTCGGCGCTGCCCAGCAACAGCGAGGTGAACCAGTCGAAGTCCGCGGCCTTGCGGTCTATCGGCACGACGATCGATTTACTCTGCGACCCCGCAAGTTCGCCGGATACCAGCTTCGCCGTCTGCGGCCCCCACTTGGTTTCGACCTGAAGCTCGATCGCGCGCCACCAGGCCGGCACCGACATGTCCACGGACAGGTCGTAAGGCTTCAACCTCTGCTCGATATCGATGCTGCCATGCTTGGCGTCCACCACCGCCCGCGGCCCGAGCACCCAGCCGAAGGTCTGTTTGCCGCCCACGGTGTATCCGACCACCGACGGCACCCGCTCGAGCGCGCTGACCTTGTCGACGGCTTGCCGCGAATAGCCTAATGCGGCATTCGCCGCCCGGCCCGACCCGGGCGCGGCCGCTGCTATGGACAACGCCAACGCCATGCTGTCGGCGGCGCGAGCGCTCGTCGACATCTGCTGCGCCTGTTCCCTGGGGCCTACCTCGTAAATACGGACGCCCGCCTCGCTGATGGCCGCGTCCAATTTCGCCAGCAAACCCTCTGAGCGCAGGGCATCCGCGTCCATTGGAATATCCGCGACGGCGCCGGCGCATGCGCCTATGACGCTCATTCGCCCGCGCGCCGCGTCCAGGAATCTCTCGGCCTCGGCCAAGTCGGCTTGAGTCGCGGTCGCCCGGCGCTCAGGAGACCATTTGTCGCGGTGCACTTGATAGTCGTAGCTGCGGATCCGCGCTTTCGCCCGATGCACGTCCCGCATGAAGGCGGCCACCGCCGCAGGCCTCGGCACCCCTGGAGTACCGGGCCCGCACGACTGCGCGATGCCTGTCGCGAGCGCCTTCGCATCGACGCTTGAAAGCCAGGACAGCGACTCGGAATAAGACACGGGCGGATCGCCCCAGCGGGCGTCCGCCGCCAACGCCGCCCGCGCCTTGTCGGCCGAGGCCGAACCGGTGCTGGGCATGGCCACGGGCTGCCCCAGGCTGCGGTCGACGAAGACCGCGCCCTCGCGTTCGAGCGCGGCCACATCCGAGCCCAAGCCAAAATCGCCGTTCACTCGCGCATGTGCGTTGATGCTGAGCATCCATTCGTCGATGTACTGCCGCTTGGCCACATCAGCGTCCCCGCCCTTCGGCTTGACGCTTACCTGGACCACGCCGAGCGACCTGGGCGCCTTCGGATCGGGAACGACCGTGACCTGAAAATTGAGGCGGACCAGCGCCGAGCCCCGATAATCGTGCAGATCGTCGAGCGAGGCCGCATTGCGCGCGCTCTTGAGCAAATCCAGATAGGCCTGCTGATCGCGAAAACGGTCGAACGGACTGGAAAGCGCGTCGGTCGCGGCGATCTTTCCGGCCTGGCCGGCGAACGCTGTCTTCATCGACGCGACCAAAGCATCGATCTGGGTCTTGAGCTTGTCCAGCGCTTCGGGCTCGACCTTGCCAGGACTCGTACCCAAGGGGGCCGATGCGGAAACGCCGAGATTCGGATTCACCGGCGCGGTCTGCTCAGGCAGCTTGCTGCGCAGGATCTCGGCGTCGCGCTTGAGCTGATCGAGTTGAAGCTGAAGCCGCAGCTGGTTGATCTCGTGCTGGATTTTGTCGCCCTCCTGGTCGCGGCGGTAGTCCAACCCTGCGGCGGGATCGAATTTCAAGCCGAGCGCGGCCGACAGAGCGCTTATCCGCTCGACGTCCCGGTAGATGTCGGGCGTGAACTGGACGTTTGGCGCGTCGTCGATCAGTTCCTGCAACCGCGCCATCTCGCGACTGCGTTCGCTGATGAGCGCCTCGCGGCTGTAAAGCTTCGGATCGGAAACGACGATCGTCCCCGGCAGCGAACGTTCGCTGGGATCGTACTTGGTCGACTTCGGACTGATCGTCGCGCACCCACATACAACAACCGCCGTGAACGCCAACACGAACCCTTGGCCCCTGAGTCTCATCGTCTTAGTCCTTGAAGACAGCGATCTCGTCCCGGCATCGGCTCGGCATTCACGACCGGCCCGTGTTCCGGCCGACATCGAACGAACGCCTTGGCCCAGCCCCCTGTGCCCAGCCCCGATCGCGAAAC
Proteins encoded:
- a CDS encoding esterase/lipase family protein, which gives rise to MNLRRALALVALLVAACAALPAAAADRGINDWRCTPSAAHPEPVVLVHGLGAGRLLNWAYMGPKIAATGRCVYSLDYGAGAFGVKGIAPMADSAIELGGFVDRVLAATGAAKLDIVGHSEGTTVPAYYIKYAGGAGKVRKLIGFAPNYRGTTLNGLNDLVHALTDAAPYLGAAFYDGVCAACLEYLPPSAFLDELNAGGTAAVPGVEYVNIATRYDRTVVPYTSGFMQAPNARDVVLQDRCPLDFSNHVGMAISPNVLSLVLNALDPQRPATCVPYWPLGL
- a CDS encoding putative baseplate assembly protein → MNSLSNASGCGCGGGCGDDGACGCCDGIAALTPVDIANRPGLPALNYRVGTHGRFMASMKARLSTVEVDIAGDDGQPPRTLRPLQALTTRDPADPAIALLDAWATVADVLTFYQERIANEGYVRTATERRSLVEMARLVGYAPRPGVSSSVFLSYTVDANQAEPVELPVGTRAQSIPGPGELPQSFETDAPLQARREWNDLSIRRERPQGIDSASVLSLDRVYVQGVATGVQAGELLLFRFGAGASAVDQIRRVAAVETDFAAQRSAIALQPMQPLLAQALAPLATLISKLAPLGSSGAEALARAQALQSAVRLGAPHWPLAQWHERIAKGASGAALVPLDEFDDAIDRIVLPLAAVLAQALSMLKLLISQLQWRQGQGQGDAVAVQNAQSLLARIEQGVQVAPLQEWDGELLGGVEEEESIGLIQNFCTAIAQLQPAAAGAATSSPDRFVDGLLNKPVVQAASPQRLRRDLRSAFDYGADLQPQLITDFAPRLKDSYYQAWRGAEPDTHLPYQALTALYSLGAGEALFGAGAGRPMPEIVNNKVPAVQNWPDWLYAGDETASNAFLGKSLPLLAQGDLVLVTRPGANGLPDYRILAVDAARTGPRNAYGISGESTELDFGGDWRKIEAGKDGVADIAELRRTWLHPQRARLQVVPEPILGDVAGNALELGPLHQELQSGRWIVVEGERSDIAGVRGVRASELMMVAGLEHGYDAYLPGDRPHTTLHLATSLANTYYRDGLRIHANVVPASHGESRRETLGSSDARRPMQRFALRQPPLTYRPAATAAGAASTLKVLVDGVEWQEADSLSALAPDARAFVTQTGDDGVTQVIFGDGEHGLRPPSGFENLRAEYRNGIGGVGNVRAGQISLLVSRPLGIKDVVNPLRASGGADRETLELIRENAPRSLMALDRLVSLSDYADFTRMFAGIAKADAVRLGDGIRELVHITVAGVDDMPIDEDSDLYRNLLSALRELGDPALTVQVAMRERLALVLQAKLKLLPGYRWEPVSTAVRERLLDRFGFHARAIAQPALLCELVAAMQSVRGIDWVDVDSFGAIPETEIDWYTKKRRLITQDGITDTVRRILDGDDDSNGFDDDGFHEPLQPPPRVDAQRAQPEGDRIRPAQLAFFAAAVPDTLILNPVQ
- a CDS encoding DUF6519 domain-containing protein — protein: MKGDFSRVSFDPRNHFSQVLLQQGRVTLDADPNEQGAILLHYLRTLARDLFGPYAAPVDNAGFDLQLDGDDGALSLRIGAGRYYVQGILCENEGCDYTAQPHFRPQPQGKEQGSGDPLRRWLESSNRDDDTRFWIYLKVWERHLTSVEWPQLREVALGGPDTCSRAQVVWQVRALALDEIESALKDRYEATKARLGTTQDDAERARLQARLDDLQERISQLNEDYRQSCAVPLALFDRDLPTLAAQLRPAERLDDPCIVSPDAEYRGAENQLYRVEIHRGNEDGGTATFKWSRDNGSVLTRWIGGGGSRLEVANPRDFRDAQWIELSDEDDDLLGEPGSLCRIASVEGNVLILTAEQDRLPGPTSKLRRWDQSANGDVRLKDGAVPVVDKNGDYAWIDLEDGVQVRFAADGEYRSGDYWLIPARTTGKIDWPLDSTGNAAYQPPRGADPQYAPLGFIGANSDGNPSAETPCRCFVHPTSTCGILQGRVREDGDRVVAKPQALDTQAATKAVAKVARTTKSTSKDAAGKGGKDV
- a CDS encoding alpha/beta hydrolase family protein; the protein is MKTKHKLSAAALLALSALSAHAGAAEPATERVSEPAVRLAYLQQQDVQARSLLFPAFGKANAQFAAAPGPYSVATDAVVGDCRGLVGLIAKLVLLDTGVRCDAAFPYGFEDPISTSVYYPRNIGQLGKLPVVVFAGGILSNPGQYAPMVQHWASQGVIVMNVGDFINSTPAMPLLGLNELIRMDRDPQSPLFGKVDLARTLIAGHSAGGQAALQTGSFPARVQAAIDPRLRIVGVLPIEPGPLGLSATLQAPALILTGAADTVVPAIAWPNLWQDPQLQRLPAWGATARFATHFSPVRELRYNEFGGISTAFIRYVLQDNAAAKAYFVGANYKLSLDEQFVPSAWPIVGVDRNRAAAELK
- a CDS encoding TetR/AcrR family transcriptional regulator, which produces MTASAEPAEAAPARPRVYRNRTSDERRAERRDKLLEAAKTAFTEQGYARTSIEHLCAAAGISTRNFYEEFARKEEVLFALYDTVNGQALDAALAATRDAPLDVVARAQAGVRAYLRVMTADPRLARISYVESVGVSAEMERHRNASYRAFAALIERQAGELMAAGFIPTRDFSLTAIALVGAVKELGVATVAAGAGEEEARIERASEEAARLVVAAILAPSLRGLLGSA